A genomic window from Massilia sp. METH4 includes:
- the recX gene encoding recombination regulator RecX, which produces MPAPPVSLKARALRLLSTREHSRMELARKLARHAEEGDDVDALLDWLEKNRWLSEERFSESLIHRRSARYGNSRILAELQSHGVKGEALQELKAGLVEDEVARCCDVWRRKFRGKVAEDAEERSKQMRFLIGRGFSQKAVRAAMKGADLDDEF; this is translated from the coding sequence ATGCCCGCACCACCCGTCAGCCTGAAAGCCCGTGCCCTGCGCCTGCTGTCCACCCGCGAGCACAGCCGCATGGAGCTGGCCCGCAAGCTGGCCCGCCATGCGGAAGAGGGCGACGACGTCGACGCACTGCTCGACTGGCTCGAGAAAAACAGGTGGCTGTCCGAGGAACGCTTTTCCGAATCGCTGATCCACCGCCGCTCGGCCCGCTACGGCAACAGCCGCATCCTCGCCGAGCTGCAAAGCCACGGTGTGAAAGGCGAAGCCTTGCAGGAGCTGAAGGCCGGGCTCGTCGAAGACGAAGTGGCGCGCTGCTGCGATGTCTGGCGCCGCAAGTTCCGCGGCAAGGTCGCCGAGGATGCCGAAGAGCGCAGCAAGCAGATGCGCTTTCTCATCGGCCGCGGCTTCTCCCAGAAAGCCGTGCGCGCCGCGATGAAGGGCGCGGACCTGGATGACGAGTTCTGA
- the recA gene encoding recombinase RecA, which yields MDDKKAAVPASEKAKALAAALAQIEKQFGKGSVMRMDASAPLEEVQTVSTGSLGLDIALGVGGLPRGRVVEIYGPESSGKTTLTLQTIAEMQKIGGTCAFIDAEHALDVTYAQKLGVNLHELLISQPDTGEQALEICDALVRSGSVDMIVVDSVAALTPRAEIEGDMGDSLPGLQARLMSQALRKLTGTINRTNTLVIFINQIRMKIGVMFGSPETTTGGNALKFYASVRLDIRRTGSIKSGDEVIGNETKVKVVKNKIAPPFKEAHFDILYGEGTSREGEIIDLGVEAKIVEKSGSWYSYGGDRIGQGKDNARTFLKERPTLAREIENKVRASLGVRELPPAEGDAPAPKLKAVD from the coding sequence ATGGACGACAAGAAAGCGGCAGTACCTGCATCCGAAAAAGCCAAAGCGCTCGCCGCGGCGCTGGCTCAGATTGAAAAGCAGTTCGGCAAGGGCTCCGTCATGCGCATGGACGCTAGCGCCCCGCTGGAAGAAGTCCAAACTGTTTCCACCGGCTCCCTGGGGCTGGATATCGCACTGGGCGTCGGCGGCTTGCCGCGCGGCCGCGTCGTGGAAATCTACGGCCCGGAATCGTCCGGTAAAACCACGCTGACCTTGCAGACCATCGCCGAAATGCAAAAGATCGGCGGCACCTGCGCGTTCATCGACGCGGAACACGCGCTGGACGTGACCTATGCGCAGAAGCTGGGCGTGAACCTGCACGAATTGCTGATTTCGCAGCCGGACACGGGCGAACAGGCACTGGAAATCTGCGACGCGCTGGTGCGCTCCGGTTCGGTGGACATGATCGTCGTCGACTCCGTGGCCGCGCTGACGCCGCGCGCCGAGATCGAGGGCGACATGGGCGATTCGCTGCCGGGCCTGCAGGCACGACTGATGTCGCAGGCGCTGCGCAAGCTGACCGGCACGATCAACCGCACCAACACGCTGGTCATCTTCATCAACCAGATCCGCATGAAGATCGGCGTGATGTTCGGTTCGCCGGAAACCACCACGGGCGGTAACGCGCTGAAGTTCTACGCGTCGGTGCGCTTGGATATCCGCCGCACGGGCTCGATCAAGTCCGGCGACGAGGTGATCGGTAACGAAACGAAGGTCAAGGTCGTCAAGAACAAGATCGCGCCGCCGTTCAAGGAAGCACACTTCGACATCCTGTATGGCGAAGGCACGTCCCGCGAAGGCGAGATCATCGACCTGGGCGTGGAAGCGAAGATCGTCGAGAAGTCCGGCTCGTGGTACAGCTACGGCGGCGACCGTATCGGCCAGGGCAAGGACAATGCCCGTACGTTCCTGAAAGAGCGCCCGACGCTGGCCCGCGAAATCGAGAACAAGGTCCGCGCTTCGCTGGGCGTGCGCGAACTGCCGCCGGCCGAAGGCGACGCACCGGCACCGAAGCTGAAGGCCGTCGACTGA
- a CDS encoding response regulator transcription factor translates to MRILLAEDDSVLADGLTRSLRQSGYAIDCVKNGQEADTALSTQEFDLLILDLGLPKLPGLEVLRRLRSRGSLLPVLILTAADSVEQRVTGLDLGADDYMAKPFALSELEARVRALTRRGQGGGSAIVKHGPLTYDQVGRSAYINEQMLDLSARELGLLEILLARAGRLVSKEQLVDHLCEWGEEVSNNAIEVYVHRLRKKIEVGGVRIATVRGLGYCLEKFPGAAADVK, encoded by the coding sequence ATGCGTATTTTACTAGCCGAAGATGACAGCGTCCTGGCGGACGGACTCACGCGCTCGCTGCGCCAGTCCGGCTATGCCATCGACTGCGTAAAAAACGGGCAGGAAGCGGATACCGCCCTTTCCACCCAGGAATTCGACCTCCTGATCCTGGACCTGGGCCTGCCGAAGCTGCCCGGCCTCGAAGTGCTGCGCCGCCTGCGCTCGCGCGGCTCGCTGCTGCCGGTGCTGATCCTCACCGCCGCCGATTCCGTGGAGCAGCGCGTGACGGGGCTGGACCTGGGCGCGGACGACTACATGGCCAAGCCCTTCGCGCTCTCCGAGCTCGAGGCGCGCGTGCGCGCGCTCACCCGCCGCGGCCAGGGCGGCGGCTCCGCCATCGTCAAGCACGGCCCGCTCACCTACGACCAGGTGGGCCGCAGCGCCTACATCAACGAGCAGATGCTGGACCTGTCCGCCCGCGAGCTGGGCCTGCTCGAGATCCTGCTGGCCCGCGCCGGCCGCCTCGTCTCCAAGGAACAGCTGGTGGACCACCTGTGCGAATGGGGCGAGGAAGTCTCCAACAACGCCATCGAAGTCTACGTGCACCGGTTGCGCAAGAAGATCGAGGTGGGCGGCGTACGCATCGCCACCGTGCGCGGCCTCGGCTACTGCCTCGAGAAATTCCCCGGCGCGGCGGCCGACGTGAAGTGA
- a CDS encoding sensor histidine kinase N-terminal domain-containing protein: protein MTQPVDQAQAEAAWSPALEEEGEIQHSLFGEILDWMLAPLLLLWPMSIAITYLVAKSIANQPFDHALEDSLTVLSQQVREVDGKLQQQLPGAARDILRADDVDSVYYQILGPQGRYVDGDRDLPRPQPEPDDEMDSAGAVRFRNATLHGTPIRVAYAYVNLEENSEHPPRLALVQMAETLEKRAKLANEIIKGVILPQFIILPVVLALVWFALSRGLLPLAELQERIRARRSDDLSPIPPKQVPEEITPLVSSLNEMLARLSQSIDMQKRFIADAAHQMKTPLAGMRMQSELALRQTDQNEIHRSLEQLAKSSEAATRLVNQLLALARAENQPQAGMAFAPLDLAELARNAVRDWVPASFNYRIDLGYEGPEAPVLIEGDPVMLRELLSNLIDNALRYTPIGGSVTVRVNEGAAPTLEVEDTGPGIPPAERVHVFERFYRILGSSAEGSGLGLAIVREIAQQHGAEVDILGNPRATNPKYPGSLFRLTFPARPAEPDEEEETPHYG from the coding sequence GTGACCCAGCCGGTCGACCAGGCCCAGGCGGAAGCCGCCTGGAGCCCCGCCCTCGAGGAAGAAGGCGAGATCCAGCACTCGCTGTTCGGCGAGATCCTGGACTGGATGCTGGCCCCGCTGCTGCTGCTGTGGCCGATGAGCATCGCCATCACGTACCTGGTGGCCAAGTCGATCGCCAACCAGCCGTTCGACCATGCGCTGGAAGATTCCCTCACCGTGCTGTCGCAGCAGGTGCGCGAGGTGGACGGCAAGCTCCAGCAGCAACTGCCCGGAGCCGCGCGGGACATCCTTCGCGCCGACGACGTCGACAGCGTGTATTACCAGATCCTGGGCCCGCAAGGCCGCTACGTGGACGGCGACCGCGACCTGCCCCGCCCCCAGCCGGAACCCGACGACGAGATGGATTCCGCCGGCGCGGTGCGCTTTCGCAACGCCACGCTGCACGGCACGCCCATCCGAGTGGCCTACGCCTACGTTAACCTGGAAGAGAACAGCGAGCATCCGCCCCGCCTGGCCCTGGTGCAGATGGCCGAGACGCTGGAAAAGCGCGCCAAGCTGGCCAACGAGATCATCAAGGGCGTGATCCTGCCGCAGTTCATCATCCTGCCCGTGGTACTGGCGCTCGTGTGGTTCGCTCTGTCGCGCGGGCTGCTGCCGCTGGCCGAGCTGCAGGAACGCATCCGCGCCCGGCGCAGCGACGACCTGTCGCCGATCCCGCCGAAGCAGGTGCCGGAAGAGATCACGCCGCTGGTCAGCTCGCTCAACGAAATGCTGGCGCGGCTGTCGCAATCGATCGACATGCAAAAGCGCTTCATCGCCGACGCCGCCCACCAGATGAAGACGCCGCTGGCCGGCATGCGCATGCAATCCGAGCTGGCGCTGCGCCAGACCGATCAGAACGAGATCCACCGCTCGCTCGAGCAGTTGGCCAAGAGCTCGGAGGCGGCAACGCGCCTCGTCAACCAGCTGCTGGCCCTGGCGCGGGCGGAAAACCAGCCGCAGGCCGGCATGGCGTTCGCGCCGCTCGACCTGGCCGAGCTGGCGCGCAATGCCGTGCGCGACTGGGTGCCCGCCTCGTTCAATTACCGGATCGACCTGGGCTACGAAGGGCCCGAGGCACCCGTTCTCATCGAGGGCGATCCGGTGATGCTGCGCGAGCTGCTGTCGAACCTGATCGACAATGCGCTGCGCTACACGCCGATAGGCGGCAGCGTGACGGTGCGCGTGAACGAGGGCGCGGCGCCCACGCTGGAAGTGGAAGATACCGGCCCCGGCATCCCGCCGGCCGAGCGGGTGCACGTGTTCGAGCGCTTCTACCGCATCCTGGGCAGCAGCGCCGAGGGCAGCGGCCTCGGGCTGGCGATCGTGCGCGAGATCGCCCAGCAGCACGGCGCCGAAGTGGACATCCTCGGCAACCCGCGCGCCACCAACCCGAAATACCCCGGCAGCCTGTTCCGGCTGACCTTCCCGGCCCGGCCGGCCGAACCCGACGAGGAAGAGGAAACGCCGCACTATGGCTGA
- a CDS encoding sodium/substrate symporter small subunit, with amino-acid sequence MADHDDHRDDHPDDHPDDYWRRTRRLTVALLLAWIATGFLAVYFARELADLTLFGWPLSFYMAAQGASLVYLAITGIYAWRMRRLDRRHRGRA; translated from the coding sequence ATGGCTGACCACGACGATCACCGAGACGACCACCCGGACGACCATCCGGACGACTACTGGCGCCGCACGCGGCGCCTGACGGTGGCGCTGCTGCTGGCCTGGATCGCCACCGGCTTCCTCGCCGTGTACTTCGCGCGCGAACTGGCGGACCTCACGCTGTTCGGCTGGCCGCTGTCGTTCTACATGGCCGCGCAGGGCGCCTCGCTGGTCTACCTCGCCATCACCGGCATCTATGCCTGGCGCATGCGCCGGCTGGACCGCCGGCACCGGGGGCGTGCTTGA
- a CDS encoding sodium:solute symporter family protein codes for MKRSFKQRLTRYYLAFAACFAAFLLALAVLESEGMPRVWIGYMFLFATIVLYASIGLVSRTSNVSEYYVAGRRVPALFNGMATAADWISAASFISLAGTLYLNGFDGLAFVMGWTGGYCLVALLIAPYLRKFGQYTIPDFLAERYGGPANGRAVRLCGVAATILISFTYVVAQIYAVGLIASRFTGVDFSVGIFLGLASILVSSFLGGMRAITWTQVAQYIIIVVAFLIPAMWLSAKHSGNPIPQVAYGKLLPQLSAREAALAADGKETAVRDVFRARAAQYQQRLDGLPASWESGRAQLQHHLDNVRLRNASLLDIRAAERALIAYPKNAEEAVAKWTAARDENLRRARPLTPHAVPFPGATEEQSDIKRRNFIALAFCLMLGTAALPHILMRSYTTPSVDETRVSVFWTLFFILLIYLTIPALAVLVKYDVYSALVGSRFTELPTWVSYWASVDRANPLISITDINGDGFVQLAEIAIDGDVLVLATPEIAGLPYVISGLVAAGGLAAALSTADGLLLAISNALSHDVYYKVVDPKASTQKRVTISKLILLGVAFVAAYSASTKPGDILSLVGAAFSLAASTLFPALVMGVFWRRANHWGALAGMATGFLVCQGYMLRTNPTLGGSAAAQWFDIAPISAAVFGLPAGLAALAVVSLLTPPPAPRQAALVRYIRSPEVNETK; via the coding sequence TTGAAACGGTCGTTCAAACAGCGCCTCACGCGCTACTACCTAGCCTTTGCCGCGTGCTTCGCCGCGTTCCTGCTCGCGCTGGCCGTGCTGGAAAGCGAAGGCATGCCGCGCGTGTGGATCGGCTACATGTTCCTGTTCGCCACCATCGTGCTGTATGCGTCGATCGGGCTGGTGTCGCGCACCTCGAACGTGTCCGAGTACTACGTGGCGGGGCGGCGCGTGCCCGCGCTGTTCAACGGCATGGCCACGGCGGCCGACTGGATCTCGGCGGCCAGCTTCATCAGCCTGGCCGGCACGCTGTACCTGAACGGCTTCGACGGCCTGGCGTTCGTGATGGGCTGGACCGGCGGCTACTGCCTGGTGGCCCTGCTGATCGCGCCCTACCTGCGCAAGTTCGGCCAGTACACGATTCCCGACTTCCTCGCCGAGCGCTACGGCGGCCCGGCCAACGGTCGCGCGGTGCGGCTGTGCGGCGTGGCGGCCACCATCCTCATTTCGTTCACCTATGTGGTGGCGCAGATCTACGCGGTGGGCCTGATCGCCTCGCGCTTCACGGGCGTCGATTTCTCGGTCGGCATCTTCCTTGGCCTGGCGAGCATCCTCGTCTCCTCGTTCCTGGGCGGCATGCGCGCCATCACGTGGACGCAGGTGGCGCAGTACATCATCATCGTGGTCGCCTTCCTGATCCCGGCCATGTGGCTGTCGGCCAAGCACAGCGGCAACCCCATCCCGCAGGTGGCCTATGGCAAGCTCCTCCCCCAGCTCTCGGCGCGCGAGGCGGCGCTGGCAGCCGACGGCAAGGAAACGGCCGTGCGTGACGTGTTCCGCGCGCGCGCCGCGCAATACCAGCAGCGCCTCGACGGCTTGCCGGCGTCGTGGGAATCGGGCCGCGCGCAATTGCAGCACCACCTGGACAATGTCCGCCTGCGCAACGCCTCGCTGCTCGATATCCGCGCGGCCGAGCGGGCGCTGATCGCCTATCCGAAGAATGCCGAGGAAGCGGTGGCCAAGTGGACCGCCGCGCGCGACGAGAACCTGCGCCGCGCCCGCCCCCTCACGCCGCATGCCGTGCCCTTCCCCGGCGCCACCGAGGAACAGTCGGACATCAAGCGCCGCAACTTCATCGCGCTGGCGTTCTGCCTGATGCTGGGCACGGCAGCGCTGCCGCACATCCTGATGCGCTCCTACACCACGCCCTCGGTCGACGAGACGCGCGTTTCCGTGTTCTGGACGCTGTTCTTCATCCTCCTGATCTACCTGACGATTCCCGCGCTCGCCGTGCTGGTGAAATACGACGTGTACAGCGCGCTGGTCGGCAGCCGCTTCACGGAGCTGCCCACCTGGGTGTCGTACTGGGCCAGCGTGGACCGCGCCAATCCATTGATCAGCATTACCGACATCAATGGAGACGGCTTCGTGCAGCTGGCCGAAATCGCGATCGACGGCGACGTGCTGGTGCTGGCCACGCCGGAAATCGCCGGCCTGCCCTACGTGATCTCGGGCCTCGTCGCGGCGGGTGGCCTGGCCGCCGCCCTCTCCACGGCGGACGGCCTGCTGCTGGCGATCTCGAACGCGCTGTCGCACGATGTGTACTACAAGGTGGTCGACCCCAAGGCATCCACGCAAAAGCGCGTGACGATCTCCAAACTGATCCTTCTCGGCGTGGCCTTCGTGGCCGCCTATTCGGCTTCCACCAAGCCGGGCGACATCCTCTCGCTGGTGGGCGCCGCGTTCTCGCTGGCCGCCTCCACGCTGTTCCCGGCCCTGGTGATGGGCGTGTTCTGGCGCCGCGCCAACCACTGGGGCGCGCTGGCGGGCATGGCCACCGGCTTTCTCGTCTGCCAGGGCTACATGTTGCGAACCAACCCCACGCTGGGCGGCAGCGCGGCCGCGCAGTGGTTCGACATCGCGCCCATCTCGGCCGCCGTGTTCGGCCTGCCGGCCGGGCTGGCGGCGCTGGCCGTCGTCAGCCTGCTCACGCCCCCGCCGGCGCCACGGCAGGCGGCGCTGGTGCGCTACATCCGCTCGCCGGAAGTTAACGAAACAAAATAA
- a CDS encoding prolyl oligopeptidase family serine peptidase — MKFRLALLVFAASLLNAAHAAPPPAEDFFGPSSFGGAQLSPNGQYVAAKVPAKNGRDMLVVVELATSKPQAVAAFSDADVGEFQWVNDGRLLFNSTDNDLGQGDINAAPGLFAVDRDGKNFRQLAQRRASFITTPTAAQLLPWHTYMLGQRGPQDSDSVYVRSVSFEPGGAVRSEHLLRLDTRTGRSTGVPMPGKVQRWVLDARGEPRMAITLEDGKSTIWFRENEKWRAITTFDAWVSAAGGFTPLDFDSEGRLYVAARHDSDKTAIHTFDLAAGKVDPVPRFAVQQYDFTGRLIRSGNKLVGVRYLGDTWATEWFDPELKALQAAVDEKLPNLVNLISLPRRPEAPFVLVTTFSDMQPHTYFIYNRETGQLNLLGQSQPKLDATKMGRQHVLTYKARDGLPIPALLTLPGGAKLTDKLPMVVLVHGGPWVRGATWGWSADVQFLASRGYAVLEPDFRGSTGYGAKHLTAGFKQWGRAMQDDVADGTRWAIEQGVADPRRICIAGASYGGYATLMGLIKDPDLYRCGVNWVGVTDIKLMYGGSWFHSSDLPEQYMRYGMPRLIGDMETEADQLMAVSPVEQASRLRQPLLMAYGGADRRVPRAHGTRFRDAVKATNKDVEWVEYPEEGHGWKLPKNRIDFWTRVEKFLDRNIGSGAALPHHAN, encoded by the coding sequence ATGAAATTTCGCCTTGCCCTGCTCGTGTTCGCGGCCAGCCTGCTGAACGCCGCCCACGCCGCGCCCCCTCCCGCCGAAGACTTCTTCGGCCCTTCCTCGTTCGGCGGCGCGCAGCTCTCGCCCAACGGACAGTACGTGGCCGCCAAGGTGCCGGCCAAGAACGGCCGCGACATGCTGGTGGTCGTGGAGCTGGCCACGTCGAAGCCGCAGGCGGTGGCCGCGTTCTCGGACGCCGACGTGGGCGAATTCCAGTGGGTGAACGACGGCCGCCTGCTGTTCAACAGCACTGACAACGACCTGGGGCAAGGCGACATCAATGCGGCGCCCGGCCTCTTCGCCGTCGACCGCGACGGCAAGAACTTCCGCCAGCTGGCGCAGCGCCGCGCCAGTTTCATTACCACGCCGACCGCCGCGCAGCTGCTGCCCTGGCATACCTACATGCTGGGGCAGCGCGGCCCGCAGGATTCGGACAGCGTGTACGTGCGCAGCGTCTCGTTCGAGCCCGGCGGCGCCGTGCGCTCCGAGCACCTGCTGCGGCTGGACACCCGCACGGGCCGCAGCACGGGCGTGCCCATGCCCGGCAAGGTGCAGCGCTGGGTGCTGGACGCGCGCGGCGAGCCGCGCATGGCCATCACGCTCGAGGATGGCAAAAGCACGATCTGGTTCCGCGAGAATGAAAAGTGGCGCGCGATCACCACCTTCGATGCCTGGGTCTCCGCCGCCGGCGGCTTCACGCCACTCGACTTCGATTCCGAAGGGCGCTTATACGTCGCGGCGCGGCACGACAGCGACAAGACGGCGATCCACACGTTCGACCTGGCCGCCGGCAAGGTCGACCCCGTGCCGCGCTTCGCGGTCCAGCAATACGATTTCACCGGGCGGCTGATCCGCAGCGGCAACAAGCTGGTCGGCGTGCGCTACCTGGGCGACACCTGGGCTACCGAGTGGTTCGATCCGGAGCTGAAGGCGCTGCAGGCGGCGGTGGACGAAAAGCTGCCCAACCTCGTCAACCTGATCTCGCTGCCGCGCCGGCCCGAGGCGCCGTTCGTACTCGTCACGACGTTTTCCGACATGCAGCCGCACACCTATTTCATCTACAACCGGGAAACGGGGCAGCTGAACTTGCTGGGCCAGTCGCAGCCGAAGCTCGACGCCACGAAGATGGGCCGGCAACACGTGTTGACCTACAAGGCGCGCGACGGCCTGCCGATCCCGGCCCTGCTGACGCTGCCGGGTGGCGCGAAATTGACGGACAAGCTGCCGATGGTGGTGCTGGTGCACGGCGGTCCCTGGGTACGCGGCGCGACGTGGGGCTGGTCGGCCGACGTGCAATTCCTCGCTTCGCGCGGCTACGCGGTGCTGGAGCCGGACTTCCGCGGCAGCACCGGCTACGGCGCGAAGCACCTGACGGCCGGCTTCAAGCAATGGGGCCGGGCCATGCAGGACGACGTGGCCGACGGCACCCGCTGGGCTATCGAGCAGGGCGTGGCCGACCCGCGGCGCATCTGCATCGCCGGCGCCAGCTATGGCGGCTATGCGACGTTGATGGGACTGATCAAGGACCCGGACCTGTACCGCTGCGGCGTCAACTGGGTGGGGGTCACCGACATCAAGCTGATGTATGGCGGCAGCTGGTTCCACTCGTCCGACCTGCCCGAGCAGTACATGCGCTACGGCATGCCGCGCCTGATCGGCGACATGGAAACGGAAGCCGACCAGCTGATGGCGGTGTCGCCCGTCGAACAGGCCAGCCGCCTGCGCCAGCCGCTGCTGATGGCCTATGGCGGCGCCGACCGCCGCGTGCCGCGTGCGCACGGCACCCGTTTCCGCGATGCCGTGAAGGCCACCAACAAGGATGTCGAATGGGTCGAGTATCCCGAAGAAGGCCACGGCTGGAAGCTGCCGAAGAACCGCATCGATTTCTGGACGCGCGTGGAGAAATTCCTGGACCGGAATATCGGCAGCGGCGCGGCCTTGCCGCACCACGCCAATTGA